Within Fusarium fujikuroi IMI 58289 draft genome, chromosome FFUJ_chr08, the genomic segment AGCTGCAACCTCCTAATCATTGTTTCCAGTGGCAACACCCCAGAAGTGACCGCACCAGCTACCAATGACTAACAAGATCAGTGTAGCGAAGCAAGCCAGCGATACGCGCCTGTTTTTCTCACCATTTTTCTTGGtaaatatttcttttctttcattgAGCAAGGAGCCTTGTgcaattctcttctttcgtgACCATTGGAGGTGTCCAAGGTCCACAGACTTCCACGCCCCGATCGCGAGCAGTATCGATACCACGACGGACAGTCCAGCGAGGACGACGTAGATGATCGTCACCTTGTCGTACGAGTTGTTATCGGCGTCTTGAATCTTTCCGGTGATGATTCTGACAATGATATTCATCCTAGAATAAGTGTTAATAATGCGAAGGGAAAAGGTATGATGTGAGTGCCCTTACGCATTGTTCATTGTGATTTTAATGGCATAGGCAGAGCCAAAGACGGTGTTGTCCCACATAGATGTACGTGTGCTGTCAATAATTGTGGTAGAACCGAAGCAGTAAGCGAAAGCGAAATCGCCGAATGAAGCGGCTGTTCCTTTGACGGCTCCAGAGAAGCAAACCAGAAGCATCGAGGTAAACATGCCAATACCGCAAAATACCACTACGTAAAGTCAGCAACCTGTCCCTGGCGTGCGACATGATCAAATACTTACAGACGGAAATGCGGCTTCCATAAAGATCGAGGAATACTCCCAGTAAAGGAACAACAAAGAAACCTGAAACAACGGTCAGAGCTAATCAGATGAAACAAATGTTAACAAGACAGCATACCCGAGTATTGCAAAACGGAGCTATACCATCCAGCTGCAATAGAATCCGTGCCGAATCTCTGTTCAGCAAGTTCTGTCGCATTCTGTAGAAACACGATAGCAGCGCTCGTTTCAAACAGCGAAAAGCCCATGACAACCCAGAATGTCCACGGGAGTTCCAAGACCTTGCGATACTCGAACTTGCGCGCCTTCTCAGTAAGTTTCTCGCCGGTAGCGGGATCATTGATACCGTGATAGCGACGGTTGGTAACCTTGGTGAAGAAGTAGAAGACAGCCGTCATGACGTTGGTAAAGATGCTCATAAATATCGCAATTCAGAAAACCCATGCAAAGCCGAGTCCCTTGGAGATGACGTTGGCTGAAAACTTGCCGGCAAAAGCTCCGATCTTACCAATACCTAATTTGAAGCCTAGGGTTGAGGCGAATCCGTTACCGGAGCGAACCACGACGAGAAGACTTGGTACTGGGCGACTTGGGTGGCGATATCACCGAGAGCGCGTATGACCCTGCCAGCCATCATAAACTTATATGGTCGGTTCTGGGCCGCTCCAGCTACTAGATAGATCCGGCCGAATAGATAAGATTGCCATATAGCATCGCGGCTTGTTTCAATCAGCGATAAGCCCTCCCATTCTTCGATTCAGACATACCGGCTCCGCCACTTCGGTCAGTCACTATACCACTAACAAGCATCAAAGTAGTGACCATGAAATCCTCGCTAGCCTCCAAGAGCGAGAAttgggtgttgttgatgtaCTGTTCTTTCTTGATGGTACTCTTCATAGAAGAGGTCACACCAGAGCTCCATTGCGACCCGAAGCCAATCGCGGTGACGAGGACGACGGAGGCGAGTTTCCAAGACAGTGGGACTGGTTGGCGACCGTCATTTTCCGTTTGAGTGATCTGCGACTCCGACTGAACGTAATTTTCCTTGACGTACACGTCGGGCGGTACGAGCTTCTCTTCGTTTGCGAAGCTTTCCGGCGTCTGAGGTTGAGCCATGAGTGTAAAGATTGAAGAAACTGTACTCAATGGATGAGATGCAGACAATGGGCTGAGGTTGAATCGGACCAAGAGCAGAGGATGGAAGATGTTTTACATATTTAAGTTGGTCTGGGGAAAAAAGTTAATGGTGATTACTTAGATGTCAGTCTCGAGCTAACCCTAAAAGTCAGAGTGTCAGTGGTGATCAGATTGATAAGATGTTGAGGGAACACCCTAAAACCAGCAAGGATTAGCGAGGTTACGTTGAAAGTATTCTCACAGTGAGAGAATCAGGGTCGGAAAATATCGATGTTCCTAGGCAACTACCCTAAAGACGCCAATATAGCATAATGTAGGAGGTAAATAAGGCAGTATACCTTACAGAAGATACATAGGAGGTCtagctatagatataagGATAGGCaaatttagtaaatatttttgttttatataaagatgatattataatagacaCCAGAGCCTCTTACTTCTTGCCGTTACAATCTATAAAGTTTCAACCCTGCACTGTATTATAAAAGTCACAGCCCTGTAACGCTCGATTGTTTGTCAGCTAGGCATCGTTATCAACGAGGCACCCCCATTGCTACACGTAATCACACTCAACTGGAAAAGACCAATTGGATCCATGTCAAAATGAATTACGTTCTCAGTCTATATTACATAATTCCGTCAACCACCGAAGTCCTCACAGTGGACATCTATTCtaatatttttctttttctgccATTTACTTACCGAATCTTGCACGGCTTCCATGAGCGACTTCGGTCCgcaagacaagaccagcACTCGGTCATGACTTCCAGACGCTTGCGCGGCCTTTCTAATTGTCCCATCGACAtccagcttctccaaaaATGAGCTGGATTTCAGCTCATTATCAACCCCTCCACAGGCCGACACGCATAAATCGTCCATTGCAGAGATTGTCTCATAGTCGAAAGCATCCTCTCTTAGTAGAATTTCCCTTTCCGTTCCCCACGAAGATTCTGGAGTGTCGATGTCGTCACGTAATGAGCCAGATGCAGACCGTTCCCCCGTTACAtagatcttgaggttgatgggATATGGAGACTCCGTAAGATTACCTAAATGTCTGCGAAACCAACTCAACTGTTCTAAAAGGTGTCAGTCGTGAGATAAGATTTCTGGGCAACCGGAGCTTGATGTCAACATACCAATACGCCTCACAGCCCATACAAACTCGATAGATTGGATCGCGGGCTTTTCACGCTGCATCATGATACGGTTAATGACCCCAAAGGTAAAGGCAGCCCCACTTCCACCAGCGATGAGGATCAGTTTATCGTAGTTGTTCACGTCTGGTAGTGAGCCATATGGCCCATCAATGGATGCCCACAGAGAAGTCCTGGGATTTCGGCTTGCGAAGCTGTCGACAGCTTTGGTGAAGCCCTCATGGGATTTCATGACCAGCTCCAGACCAGAAGAGTCATTGCTAACGATAGTAAATGGATGAGTCTCAATCAATCGAAGTCCCGGAATCCACAAAAAGCAGTGGAATCCAGGCAAGGAGTTTTCCATCCCAGGCTTCTTGAGCACTATTCGTGTTCCATTGTATGGAAGAGGATAAACTGTCGCCGAATTGTTGACGAGGTTACGAAACAACTTGCTCAGCCGTATGAGTCGGTCCACTGCCCATACGCTGAATATGATGAGCATCACCGTCGGGATCTTCTTCGCCCAAATTGGCCTATGCAGGGCTGTCAAGAGAACGACCGCCACGAAGCCGATAACGTGGCTGGCATAGAACAGTTCGTAGTGCTTGTGTCTGAACACTCCCATCAGTAGTACAAGCATGGCAATGCCGGCACCCATGCCCTCGAgatcctccttcttcaacaactgtACCAAACGACCTTGACGACCAAAATGTATCGTGTATACAAGAGCGTGAAGTGCGAGAAGGAATACCGTGGTATAGCCCACAAAGCGATGTAGGATATTCAGTTGGCTGTGCGAAACTGAGGCAAATAGGCCCAAAGGCGTGTTCTTGAGGCCAAAAAAGACACATAGCCCCATGTTACCAGCGCACATCCTGAAATTGGTCAATTACGCATGGAAGGTCGTAGGGGAATGGTGCATCGTACCATCCAAATCGAGAAGCCCAGTGATTCAATAGCTGGGGCATCGCAAGCATATTTGAGCAGAAAGCGACGTTGCCAATAAGGTAGACGCTGATCATCAAGATGAACCCCAAGGAAGGTCGGCCGAACCACGAGTCCGGTAGACGTCTTTCGAGACTTCTATAAACAACATGAGTATAGTGCTGTCAGAATATGCGGACACTTTTACATACTGGAACACCAGGAAACAGGCCTCACGCCCGTAAGTCGGTAATGACGCTGATGTTTTCAGATGTggagatgtgatgtgattATTGCGCAGCCAGCGAATGGCGATAACTAAAAGCATGAGACCACATAGAAAAGCGGCATACTTGGTCAGTGCCTCTTCGTTCTTGTCCTGCTTGGTACTTGGTGGTTTGACTCCCTCCATTTTCGACACGCGGCCGTGGTATGATGGAAGGAGAATGACAGATCCCCTCCTGATTGATAAGATTGCGTCAAATTTCGATCGATAAGTCTAAACTGGCTGTCGTCTGTCGGTCAAGCGGGCATTACGCGTGAGCCCCGCCACATGATCCCAGTCATGCCGCGTGGTGATCAAGCTACGAACATTCCCGATGTCGCTGCGACCTCTGACTGGACAAGATCTTAGCGAAGAGGGTGTCATGAGTGTTCTTAATTTTTAGCTCGCGCTAGATCCGTTAGCTTGGCTGTTATCAATCTCCGTCGGCTTTCCGTCGGCTTCGGTCCCAAGACAGCTAGGCTTGGTGTTTTGATGACGAGCCTGATAGGCTGTTATGGTCATTATGGGGCGTGACAGGGATTTTGATCATGGTGAATTGTTCACTGAAGAAACAGTCTGTTTCCTGATCCCTGCTCCACAAACACCTGTTTCCTCTGTCGTTTAGTGGCGTGGGCGTAAACTAGCTGGGATATTTGCATGAGCCGATTTTTCACAAGCATGGTGGCTCACGGATCCTCAAGATCAGATAAGATCATGTCAGGGTAGATTGATAATTGGTTCATCTGGAATGTACACAGCGAATACGCGTACAGTCCTGTACTGCTTGGCGAACAGACCCGAAAAACGCGCATGGCTCGACAATCCACTTCGGAGTTTGCAGATCGAGACTCAACTATCTCTGCATTCGACCCTTGATACAAGACGCAGGTTACATGACGCTGCACCATGGACGGCTGTCTCTGCAACACAATCCATACCCTGGCAAAGGACTACAACGAGGCCCAAGCCATAGAACTGATCCCGGCGCTAAATCGCCATCTGGAAGATCTGCGACAATTCTTAGCCAAGACGAGTTCGCTCAGTCGTCAGGTGCAGTATCAGATCACACCACGAAACCAACGAACCGACAAGGCTCTCTTTGTAGACAAGGTAGACCTCACCCCTGTCCATCGGGTATTCTCAAAATTTGAGAACGATGTGATTGGTTTCTGGGCAGACTCGGATGATCGTGTTCATCTTGAACTTCGGCGCCGACTTGCCTGCGTTGCGATATTTCTTCGATCTAAATTAGACCTGCAGATACTGGCGCCTCCTCAAGTGGCTGACGTATTTCCAGGAGTGCGGAGTATCGCAGATCTGAGAAACCCTGGGAGGAAGTATGTTCAGATAGCCCAGAGACTAGGCGGCGTAGGAGCAATCTTCTGGCTTCCACGCGATGTCCCAGCTTCAACGTATGTGATCATCATGTTTACAATGCACGGGTGTGCTGATTCTATGTAGGTATGAGAGTTATCtgagtgttgatgatgaagaagtctTCGCCCATTTATCATCCCTCAATCCAACATTTAATAAGTACAATGGGTTTGTACAGCGGCTGGTCCTCAGCCAGCTATGTGGTTAGCGATCTCAAACGTGGCGCAAGTGTCGTAATATTGAGTTGGCCTACAGACCCTCCTTTGCCAATACGATATCACAATCTGTTTGGCGAATTTACTTCATTTGTTCCTGCTCAAGATCAGTTATTTCTTGTCATGTACGCGCTCGGAGGCACCGACATACCGGCCGTCTTGTTGGAAAGTACTTGCGTGCCACAACGACGTTGGAACGCCGACGGAGAGGTGAATCAGAACAGCGCGCTTCAGTTTGGCCTGCCAGACGCCGTCGTTGATCTTCTATACAATGAAACGAAG encodes:
- a CDS encoding related to MFS transporter, whose product is MTAVFYFFTKVTNRRYHGINDPATGEKLTEKARKFEYRKVLELPWTFWVVMGFSLFETSAAIVFLQNATELAEQRFGTDSIAAGWYSSVLQYSGFFVVPLLGVFLDLYGSRISVLVFCGIGMFTSMLLVCFSGAVKGTAASFGDFAFAYCFGSTTIIDSTRTSMWDNTVFGSAYAIKITMNNAMNIIVRIITGKIQDADNNSYDKVTIIYVVLAGLSVVVSILLAIGAWKSVDLGHLQWSRKKRIAQGSLLNERKEIFTKKNGEKNRRVSLACFATLILLVIGSWCGHFWGVATGNND
- a CDS encoding related to ferric-chelate reductase — translated: MEGVKPPSTKQDKNEEALTKYAAFLCGLMLLVIAIRWLRNNHITSPHLKTSASLPTYGREACFLVFQSLERRLPDSWFGRPSLGFILMISVYLIGNVAFCSNMLAMPQLLNHWASRFGWMCAGNMGLCVFFGLKNTPLGLFASVSHSQLNILHRFVGYTTVFLLALHALVYTIHFGRQGRLVQLLKKEDLEGMGAGIAMLVLLMGVFRHKHYELFYASHVIGFVAVVLLTALHRPIWAKKIPTVMLIIFSVWAVDRLIRLSKLFRNLVNNSATVYPLPYNGTRIVLKKPGMENSLPGFHCFLWIPGLRLIETHPFTIVSNDSSGLELVMKSHEGFTKAVDSFASRNPRTSLWASIDGPYGSLPDVNNYDKLILIAGGSGAAFTFGVINRIMMQREKPAIQSIEFVWAVRRIEQLSWFRRHLGNLTESPYPINLKIYVTGERSASGSLRDDIDTPESSWGTEREILLREDAFDYETISAMDDLCVSACGGVDNELKSSSFLEKLDVDGTIRKAAQASGSHDRVLVLSCGPKSLMEAVQDSCRVETL